TTTGTATACTCATTTTAGTTTCATAATCTACATGTattacaatttttcattttcttatgatatcgataaaaaaatgtaataaaaaaactcataatgaggacatagaaattatatttcaataaccaAAATAATAGCATATAGTTCAAAgatttataattcaaatttctattgTAAATCAAAGTATGACATAAAATTCATAACAAAGTAATATTAGTCTTGTACTAAACTTTAAATCCAAAATACATTAAGGGTTGCTAGCACCAGAAGATCCTCTTGCATTCAAAGGTGTATTAGGAACACTTGAAACATCATTTGGctgaaataagaaaagaaaaaacacttagTCACATATACTATATACAAGGGTGTATCACACATACTAAATCATAATgaccatcaataaaaataatcaattctaAACAATTGTTTTAATATTCTAAACTTATGCATGGTTATTACCTTGGTCATGTATGTTTACTTAAAGACCTAACTTGAGATAAAGAGTATTAAGAGCTagccaaaatgaataaaattctaCCTTAATATTGTTGATTAACTATAAAATCTACCTACAAAACTGTAAATTAATTAGCTTAATAAACACACGTaccaattacaaaatatatttccttACTAATATGcgtgaataaattaataaactatagACATATGTAAAACAGTTTTAAGAGTACATTGTGTATTATACTAACAAGTTTTAGGATACCTCACATATACATAATGATGTATGCATATTAATTACTTACATATGTTTGATCAGGAGTGAAATAACTAGCTAATTCTTCAGGGATCCTTCCTTCCTTCATTATCATGTAGGCCTTAAAAGTTGATTCTAAATTGTTGTATTTCTCTTGTCATTGGTTTGAAGATGGAAAGGCAACACCAGATGAAGAAGAGCTCAGCTTAGAAGCTCGAAGTCTTGTGTTCCTGAATGTATTAGAAGGAACAGCTTCTAATCCCATGCATCGCACTTTCCTAGAGTGCTCTAACCCTAACACTCTACCAACAACATCAAGAGGAGAAACTTCAGATTCATCAACTATGCTTTGAGTCAATCCTACTTCAATTTGTTCCTGCAAACatgtaataaaatgaaatataaaatttttaagattaaacaCAATCCTTGAAAACAATGTTACTAAAGAAACTATAGTCTTTGCTGCTTCATTTACAAATGATCCATCTTTCCTTTTATGAGTTTCAATATATAATTGTCCACGACTTGGTATCTTCCCAGTTTCTAACAACTAAGATAAATAAAGAGTAAGTAAACATTGAACTTCTTTAATGagtaaaaattaacatttagtGTCATTACcaactcatttcttcttctagGATTAGCTTTGGATCCACCAATGTGTGGAATAACTTGCTTGCTTtgaatttctttatttctccTACAAAGTTCCTATATGCAAAGCAATTTCAAGTTTACAACTTGTAATAGTAATCATATAATTAGCTATAAAaacaattcaataattaaaacaatctaATTGTACCAATGTTGATGGTTTATGACGATAATGAACAAAACGAGTCCATTGATCTTTATCTATGCCTATCGGcacattttttatgatttcatcTCTTGTTTTGGTTGGATCGTTGAATTCATTCCATAAGCTTTGCCTATTTGCAACCCATTTTCTTCTCATACTCAATTTGCAATACCGTCTTGCACCAGCTTcattaatcttaaaataaaatcgaggctaaaaaaaagtgttgtCACATTAAGtgtcaaacacacacacttattcacaatcaaatatcatgcccacaatttaacatcaatttcacaacaatttctcattgggacatcaactgattcatcaaacatatataattcattgtaataattataaggataaaatgaaattgcaaaaatactccaaaactcattccaattgatatctctaaggatccatacacatgttctcactaatccccaattgtgaataactcatcccttacctctaagcggactcacgtgtcttccgacagcgatagcggcatctctagcggttccctaaaattcctccattttttccttcgactgctccgatagagttcccaaataTCAGAGAAACGGAGAAGGGATCAAAGCCTCCTTTTCgactatcttcatgcgattcctttttctccctcaacGAACATTATCTCACAAATCCCAATGTTAAAAGCGTGcaaaattgaatttcgaacaacatatcaaaatttcacgataatccaacggttaatgaaaccgagatcgtagttttaccaagacaacTCTCGATTTCTAcgggaaagaaaaaggttaCAATGCGAAGGATATTTCTCTCAGCTCATATATGATATCAAAatttccaacggtgagaattcgcggaattgggttgcgaacatggtgtttaaatttcatgACAATCCAACGGTAAATGAATccaagatcgtcatttttctgagataggtttggtggcatgcgggaaaaagagagggttttgagaggagaagagaaaaaaaaacaaaattggtaggcagaggaggctgagaagtcagtctgaaaactgacttagcatgttgctatttataactagggtaTTCACAACCTATTacttactctatttatttatttttattattttgtaaaaaaaactttattttattctccatcaaatgaatgataaaatactctttttattttctctaaaaccattattttattataactatttttctttatttatttaattataaaacatcattattctctaaaattttatttacgaaaaaagaatggGATGTTACATTACCTATTGAGAGTGGCAACAACGGGAAACACGTAGAGTTAAGGGAAGCCGTgagtttcttgatttttttaggAGGGGAAGCCGTAGTTGGAGAGGGAAGCTGTgagttttttcatgtttttaggAGGGGAAGCCGTAGTTGGAGAGGGAAGCTGTgagttttttcatgtttttaggAGGGGAAGCCGTAGTTGGAGAGTCTGTGTGGGGTTTGGAGAGGGAAGCCGTAGAGTTGGAGAGGGAAATTGGGATTTTGTGATTTGTTTgagagggaattttttttttgtcgagAAAatacatgatttattttattttaaagagaaaagagtggaaaaataatatttaattagcagAGGTTATAAACCTCCGCAAATTAAGCACAAAAAattgtagtttttaataaattaaagaggTTTCTAAAACCTCTAAAAAATAACCtccattatttaatatttttttgtagttttgCATAATACCAGAATATTATAAAGAGGACATCTTTGTTAGAAAGGTGGTGAGGATACTTGAGTATTTGACTAGACCGAATAGCCAAATACTTGAGTAATATAGACAAGACACCTTTTCTTAGAAAGGTTGCAAGGGTACTTGACCAAGCTAAATAACTGAGTATTGATGCTTCAATGTTTTGAAGGTGGGGGGATATTTTTGGTTATTAGGTCTAGCCAAAGCCAAAATAATAagacataataaatatattttaattatttttaattaattttatcttttatatatattaaataataaatacttactaaaaaattgaatatattacctcaaattttgaataataatttatttagaaaaataaactaattaaaaattaataatatatgtatgaaatatcaaaataaatatttaaattttttttaataaaaaatgagttgGCGGGTTAGCCTGCCCTGCTTTGTCTCTCGACCCATTTTTTTACCAACCAAAACAAGACAGGTTAAGGTGGATTGATGGATTGAAAATCTCAACTTAAGCCACcaaaaaaaggattaaaatgGATTGATTTGATGGGCTCATCATGTTTTATCACGtgatatcttttatctttcgtATTGAGTCGCTAAGCCTGATACTAATCTAtaagaattttaaatcaaacatttGTTTTAAAGATTTGATTCCCAATACCTTACccataattttaacattataaaaCAAGTAGTATTATTATGATTTAGAGTGTTATTATCTACTTCTAGATTTTTTTGGAAAGTCAGAATCCTCCTCGACTCTTTTAATATTATCTATAATTCTTCTTTTAGAAGTAAATTTCACTTGCTACCTCTCCaacaagccaaaaaaaaaaaaaactctcaacCATCTCAATATgaccttctttttctttatgtatATACATGATCTTCttaatcatttatcatttttaatccatcttcttttctctctatgTCTAAAttaaattccatttttttttaaaattatcaatagttACAAATAACTTTATATCACAATCTAAATTTTTCCAttgtaaatctaaaatataatttatatattcaaagatatttatttattatgaattttagttGTACAAAAAATAAGCATTTATCACGTGTAAtgcacattttaaaataatagttaagcAAATTTGTTAACATATTTAGTTaagatttagtattttttaaaaataacaggagaaagtaaaattaaaaaaaatcaattaaataaaaaattctaatattttgCAAGAAATTAGGGTTGCTAATTGATTCGATTTCACCTAACCAAACTGATCGATCACATGAGTCAAACCAATTAAGTTGGtttggtttttttcttctttgattggaaataagaaatttaaaaacaatttttttacttatatagaaaaaagttaatcaccttaaaataaataaatattaaagcgTGTCacgttaaaaaaataacaatcattttaatttagagAATGAgacaaaaataatcaaacaaaatcTTCCCATAAACATTCCCAAAACTGAACAAAACATATTTATCTtgtcatagaaataaaaatgtgtGAAAACGCGTGAACattgttttcataaaaataaaacatccaaatttttttaaatccatatgctacaaaacataaaaatgttGAATCGCCATAGTCGATCTAATAGTTAGAAACTTCTGTAGTATACACAAAGTCATAAATTCTAATCCCAATATTACCAtggtaaaggaaataaataaaaaagtaaaatatgattatcgaattcatttttcttagaataatttttcataacacAATTCTAGAAACTAGATACAACAATTCAAATATCTCCTATGTGATTCCTATGCTTCATTTTTCCTAACCATATGTTTGGATGAAGTATTTAAAGaagataatgtatttttttagggtattttaattgttatttagtGAAATGTTCCATTTGAACGTTAAATTTGagaatttgaagattttttGGGGTTTTGATCCTTTTAAAATGAGGAATTTAAATTTTCACCAAAACAAgtggaattttaaaattcttcaCTCTCTATGTTCATCTAACACGTTTCATCTTCATCCTAATATCATTTGTTGCATTGTTTTATCCCTTCCATTTCTCAATGACTGCCGTTGTGCATGTCTTCGCTCTAAGAGTGTCCTATCCACTACATCATTGTTGTCACCATGAAGAATCTCTACTTCATCATCATAATCAATGCCACTAATTTTTGCAAGGTCCTCAACCATCTCGACAAACTCCGTGGTGACATGAAGCGGCTATGAATGAACTTGGTTTTTTAATGAAAGataatttgagatttttttttgttgaagatTTTCAAGGACAAAAGTTTAACCATGAAATTGTTCTGTAATGCTAAAGATTGTTGTTGCGATGTGGGCTGAGAGGGAAAGCGAGGAGAgaagaaaatcacaaaaacaaatttattctaaattccaataaaaatatttgtaaattttttataatccaaacaaattattttataattgactAAAATTTGATAAGCTTCTTtactttacattttaaattatctgtcattttaaaattctttatctaAACTCATCATCTGGCTAACAGCCTCAACACTTCATTGTACCAATGCCATCAAAGCTCAACCCCTCACATGTTGGAagccatacaaaaaaaaaaaaaaacttgaagcCTTGAGCAAAGCTTTGATAGTACAGTGGTACGACCCAGTAGCCACTAGGTGTTACAATTTagtaaattattattctttatatCTAGGTGATACccaatgaatcaaaattataacTACATAACTTTTCTAATTATGTTTTGTCCAGTGACAAGATTTAGGAAGACAAGACAGATTCATTGGTTTGTACATTTCTTTTTGGTGCTTGCGGAAAGGAACTTctcaaaccaccaagcaatgGTCTAAACAGTCACTTGGTCAAAGTGTCCAATTGAATTGCTGACAAGGCGTACTGTAGGAAAAGCAAGATCCGTATGGTGACAGGACAataatagtatttatttttgtacCTCAAAAAATAATACTTCTGTTATCTTTTGTGAACTTTGCAGAAACTGCAAATCTGATTATTAAATAATGTaaccaataaaataagaatcatgacaaaaaaattaataaatgccGCAAATATTTCTCAATACTAGTAGCTCTGcatcttattttgttttgtttttttttttttctgccttATGGGTTTCTATTTAACTCCctcatttaaaagtaaaaagacaaaatgtacTTACACATACAAATACACTAGTCCTTCTTTCTTATTCCCTCCTCTTTCACTACCTCTTTTATAGCTGTTAAAAAGacctataaaatatttaacagcTGGTGTTGAGTGGTCACATCCGGCTTGGAGCATGAAATTTGTTGATTCCATCCCTTAAAAATCTCCCACTAGTCACGATCCACCTTTATCTTTTTGGCACCCTTTTATgcatggttttttattttttcactttcccTATCTACATTCCTACTTCCTTCATTGGGTATTCCCTTGAGGGGGCACCTTCAAAGCACAtaacatcttatttttttaagtaaaggcATCCTAGGAATGACGTTGAAAATCACAGGCCACAATGACTATTATCCAAAGGTTTTGTTTAGCTTCCTCCTTTTAGCATCTGGACTAATGTTATGTGAAGAATTTGCATATGAAGCAGCATTTGTGTCATCACTTTTGTAGCTGAAGCATGCAGTGACCAACACCCCTAGTGGGCTTTCGGGCACGCTAGGGACAGAAACAGAAGCACTAGCACCCTTGGCAGAACCACCACTATTTGATGCCAGCTCTTGGATCATTTTAACACACTTCAAGACCCTCTCCTGCcaaaaagaaacaacaaataGGACAatgtaaaacattaattaaaccgTGTTAACAATTAATTGCATTTGATGAGTAcaagttacaacttacaagtaaTCAACTTAAAATGATCATGCTCAAAAGGGAAAACCAAACCATCATTTATAAatgttcactttttttttattgtcattggACCACCACCATATGTATTTACCTTTTCCACAAGCTGAATCAGAACAGAAATTGCTTTCTCAGTGTGCACTGTTTGGCCCTCCCCCACCACAGATATTGCCACTGCTGCTGCAATCTCTGAGGGTCTGAATTCTAAGAAGTCAATTCCTGCATTGGATTCCAACTCCTCAAATTATCATCTCTACTTCCTccatatcatatttattattgctGCAGAGAGTTAGGGGAGAGAGAACAGACATGTACCTCTTACAGTGCTCAGTATAAGCTGGATGGATTGCAAAATTGAAGCTCCAATTGGACTTTGATCATCATTGATCTTGTAAAGGAAATGGTCAATGAAGGAAAATGGGGTAATTGCCTGCATTCTCCATCTCAATGTGCTCAGCACCAGAAGCTCCATTCTCTGTATTGTTTTAGCCTCAAATATATACTTAGATTCACCCACctattgttaaattaaataacatttatcttagtgcatgtttggaaaaataataacttCCTGGATTTAATCTCTcggaaaaaacaaacaattggATCTTCAACATAATCTAAACCAAACATGCAATGAATAAGTTAATACAACTAATCgtgaaattgaaatattttaccTGCAAATCAAGAGAGAAAGGGACATCAGTCTCTTCCATTTTGGCTGCCAGAGATAAGCACCCCACAGCCAACAATTGCATTGTCCAAGCTCTGTGCTTCTGCGATGAAAAGATCAGATCAAGAAACCATTTGAGAAGACAAGATCAGATTAAAAACCTTTGAGAAGTCAATTACATTAATTGGCTTACTGGTAATTCATATGCAGAAAGGAAACGGTCCAAGTAGTTTATGGATAGATATGCACAGAGGGGTCCAAAACCAAAGTGCTGTTGAACCTATAAAACAGGAACATTCGTTCATTAGTTAGACCATAGCAAATGGCGATCGATGATCAATAATCCTTGTTTccaagatcaaatggcttcacactgaaaaaaaaaatgaaatactaaTCTAGCTTTAAAAAATATGCATTAACAAAAGAATTCGACCCAACaaacaacttcaaaataaaagggCAATCGAATCCAGTCCAAGAGCCTCAGATTCACCAATGAAATCATCCACAAACAGAAAAGGAGGCAGtcaaatccaaataaaactCTTGAAAATAAGATCATCAAAGGCAAAAAGTGAGGATTTTCAGAAACCCCGTTTAAAGATTAGAAGAAAAACAATCCCCAACAACACCGCCACACGCAAAAACACAATAAAGAATCCTCAAAGAGCATGCAAAATCAGCACAAGCTCTTAAAACCCACCTTTTCAATCCAATCAATGGCCTCTTTTCTGGCCCCAAAATCCAAATCCCCACTCCTCAGCCTATTCACATAATCACCATTAGGCAAGTGATCCCATTCCTTCTCCACCATCAGTCTCAAGCACTCATCACTCTGCAATGGAAAAAACCCATTTGGGACATCCAAGTTCTCACTTTGACTAAGGTTTCGACGATATCTAGGATCCTGCCACGCGTCCTCCAAAACCTCCACCGAACCCCCATAATCGTTTTCGTCAAAAATACTGTTGTCTTCGGCACAGAGAAGGCTCGAAACGCAATCAAAACTGGGTGCCAtttgtggaaaaaaaattaacagtttattatttttgggacaaaaaaaaaaggggacccCAGAACGAAAAACGCAGTGTTCAGATTTAAGATTGAATCTTTTAGACAGAACGGGTTGCGGGGAAGAGAGATctcttatgaaatgatgattgaaaagaacaaatgagaaTCTGATAAGTAAGAACAAAATCACTATAGACCCCAAGTCGtcttttgtttctctctctatatatatgcgTTGTGTGAgattgtctctctctctctatatctatctatctatcccCTATCCCCTCTCTTTCGAAGTTTGGCCGAAAAGACTGCTGCAAGAGAGGGGCTTATGAAGAAACTAACGCCTCTTTTTAGGGTAAaaagtagagagagagagagagagagagagagagagagagagagagtgcgcGCGTGTAGTGTGGGGTTAGGAGGCAGAGAAATTGGAAAGATTTGAGCGCCAAAGTCATAGAAATTAAAGAACAGTGCATGGCATATGATCTATGGTTTAGGGTAGAAAAAGGGCACTAGGTGCGGGtttgattgaatttaaataaaattaattttaaaataatatgatttatattttaaaaaatttaatatgaatttaaGATATGGGTAAAAtttactataatatttttatttagtcaaatttatttcatatcaaaatcaattttaaatttataattaatttttaaaatcttttttagtataaaattaaacatgaaaaaatatcaaatattaattctaaactcataattaataattaattcttcAACGTGAAACTAAATACACATGAACACCtaatagataaattattaatttattatatgatgCACTATTTTTATGGTTTCCGACTAATTGATtatgtaatataattaattattttctataaaattttaagttatatatagaaaaatatataacttagaattttataaaatataattatttatattacattaaaaaattagtcaatatcataaaataatacatcataaataattaattatattacataGAAAATAAGACATATATTACTTGtgtaaatttatcaaaattgtaAACATTAAATagtttcaaattataaataattaataaagattCAGACTATAAATTATTAGAATAATGATACACATACCACTACACAATGTCATACACCCTTAAGACATccatcaaaacattttttttattctttctttttttaaatatatcaagcaataaaataatatattttatgtcacgtaattatatatatcttttaggGGGGAAATATATagcttataattttataaaaaaaaataattaattatattacataaaaaatatttcaaaatcataaaaatagtacatcatgaataattaattacattgcATAGAAAATAAGCTATACATTACTTGtggaaatttatcaaaattacaaACATTAAACAGTTTCAaactataaatgataaaaaaagattcAGACTAGAGCAATGATACACGTACCATTGTATAATATCATACACCATCAaaacattctttttattttttattttattaaatatattaagtaataaaataagattCTTTATGTCACATAACcatatacatgtttttttttggggggataTATAACTTTggaattttatagaaaataattaattatattacataaaaaattagtcaaaaccataaaaaataatgcatCATAAGTAATTAATTGTATTACATAGAAAATAAGCTATACATTACTTGTGGAAATTGATCAAAATTGCAAACACTAAATAGTTTCAGactatatatgataaaaatataaattattagataatGATACATGTACCACTACACGATATCATACACCCTTGAGACATTAAAcaaaaagcatttttttattttttattttattaaatatagtaagtaataaaataatatactttaTGTCACAAACTATATTAGGGGGAAAATATATAACTTAGAATTTTATAGGAAAGAATTAATTGTAGTACATAAAAAATTagtcaaaatcataaaaatagtacatcataaataattaattatattacataGAAAATAAGCTATATACTGTAGAAGTTTATCAACATTACAAACATTCAATAGTTTCaactataaatgataaaataaatatttagacTACAAATTATTAGAGCAATGATACACATACCACTACACAATATCATACATCCTTAAGACACCCAACAAAacgtttttttattatactaaatatattgagtaataaaataaaataatatattttatgtcacataactatatatatatatatatatatatatatatatatatatatatatatatatatatattagggggaaatgtataatttataattttatagaaaataattaattgtattacattaaaaattagtgaaaatcataaaaataaagcatcataactaattaattatattatataaaaaaataagttatatattaCTTGtagaaattgataaaattacaaatattaaatactttcagattataaatgataaaaaaaattcagactATAGAGCAATAATACAGGTACCACTACACGTATCATACAACCTTAATTAAAACACTcaacaaaacattttattttatttttattttattaaatatattaagtaataaaataatatattttatgtcaCATTATTAGGTGGTGAAGAGTTTGTTTTACTGATTATTAGGAATGTCTGTCAATCTTTTTCCAAATTATTACGAGTGTATTTTGGTATATGATAGTATTAGTTGCGTCGTTTTTATGAATTCAACGCGATAATTGAGTAATATGAACATTGTGAAACTTAATTAGACATGATATGATCACTATCTCAAccaaaatttacataatatataactagattttattaattttttctttaaattgaaaatctTTATTATATGtcatgtaaaaattaaacaagattATAAATACATGATGGAACAAGATTGTGTCATAATTTCTCTTATAAGGGAGAGGAGGGTAAGGGGGCATAGATGGAACATTTCTagttaaatttttgtatttattgaaTTTATGTATATTATAAGATTATAATGTatgctaagaaaaaaaatatggaaaaaaagttttaatgTGATTTACAGTATACACATGTGTTTGAGAGATTTACTAGTAGACATGTGATGGTGTTCTTTAATCTtattaatgaaaacaaaaatcacgAGTTTATTGGTGAAAATCAAGCCCCAAAAAGGAAACAAGGGGAGATATTGAAGGCTGATGGTTAATGAAATTGAAGTTCAGATACTTTCGTGTGCAAGAATTGAAGGATACGTATAGACAGAGTGAGAGAGATATTAATTGCTGAAAATTATTAATAGCATTCAATTTTAGATGTTTTAGTGTGCAAGAATTGAAGGACGATGCATTGATTTGTATCTTAGCAAATTGATTTATCAAAAATCACGaacactttttcttcttttcctttgcaCAAAATCTTCAATAATTCGATTAAAGAAAAACACATGATCGATGTATGTAATTGTGcacgagaaaaaaaaacattcgaTTCATTTAAAGATTTTCCTTTTTAGGTGTTGCAAAAAAATACGCAAATAATAACAGATTTTATGCAGTCATGGAATATATATTTGAAGAACTCTAATGTTTAATATACTAAAAGCATCCATTTATCATAATAAACTTTCCTATGATATTTGTATAAATCATGTGAAATCTACGATTGATCAGAagtatttgaaaaagataacaaaGTACAATGTTGCCTCTGTAGCCAAAATTGTCTACAACCACATGCTCCAAAACCTAGATCattgattaattattacaataataattaacaaagagagagaataagatcaatggttaaaatttatggTTGCAGAGGCAACAAAGAATCTGCATTTTGTTACTGTTGTCAGTGTTTACTGgtaattaatttctataaaaaaattaattatttatttttagtaatgtctcaccttttaattatattttttttatttacaagactcaaatttaatataataattaaggtgATCAAACTTAATTCTAGTTAGTTCATAATTCGTTGATTTATGAAATTAGTATAACAAAAagtatatgtaaatatatatatttaagttttttttagaaacaaaaaatatttagagaTTTTATTTGGAACTCAACTAATATTCCTTTAACCGACATCAAGTTAACCCATTTTAGGATCAAGTATCTCCGGTATACAATTCATATCAAAATTGGAGATAATTTAAGTAAATAtctaatgaacaaaaaaaataaagttttagggAATCAAGtggccttttctttttatttatgtataataattagATGTGTAGTATCTTAACtacaatattgaaaataaactaaactaAGAAAGAATAATtgtgatgaaaataaaatatgattaggAGTAAGGATAAGGAAATTATCTAGAACTTATAGACATTCGCAAATTTTTTTGCAAATAGGGgcataattattcatttattagaACTGAATATGAAGATGTGTATATTCATtccttcaaaaaatattaaatggtataatttaatttaattgttaattcATATCGATATTAGTATATTAtgtaaatgaattttattttattattcattctaTTATAgttatattcaattattattctattaaataaaaataattctatttttataatttttattcttaataataaattttattctatttttaaatttttttctcaagtAATTATTCA
The genomic region above belongs to Glycine max cultivar Williams 82 chromosome 14, Glycine_max_v4.0, whole genome shotgun sequence and contains:
- the LOC100803873 gene encoding cyclin-D4-2 isoform X1, coding for MAPSFDCVSSLLCAEDNSIFDENDYGGSVEVLEDAWQDPRYRRNLSQSENLDVPNGFFPLQSDECLRLMVEKEWDHLPNGDYVNRLRSGDLDFGARKEAIDWIEKVQQHFGFGPLCAYLSINYLDRFLSAYELPKHRAWTMQLLAVGCLSLAAKMEETDVPFSLDLQVGESKYIFEAKTIQRMELLVLSTLRWRMQAITPFSFIDHFLYKINDDQSPIGASILQSIQLILSTVRGIDFLEFRPSEIAAAVAISVVGEGQTVHTEKAISVLIQLVEKERVLKCVKMIQELASNSGGSAKGASASVSVPSVPESPLGVLVTACFSYKSDDTNAASYANSSHNISPDAKRRKLNKTFG
- the LOC100803873 gene encoding cyclin-D4-2 isoform X2 encodes the protein MAPSFDCVSSLLCAEDNSIFDENDYGGSVEVLEDAWQDPRYRRNLSQSENLDVPNGFFPLQSDECLRLMVEKEWDHLPNGDYVNRLRSGDLDFGARKEAIDWIEKVQQHFGFGPLCAYLSINYLDRFLSAYELPHRAWTMQLLAVGCLSLAAKMEETDVPFSLDLQVGESKYIFEAKTIQRMELLVLSTLRWRMQAITPFSFIDHFLYKINDDQSPIGASILQSIQLILSTVRGIDFLEFRPSEIAAAVAISVVGEGQTVHTEKAISVLIQLVEKERVLKCVKMIQELASNSGGSAKGASASVSVPSVPESPLGVLVTACFSYKSDDTNAASYANSSHNISPDAKRRKLNKTFG